One stretch of Leadbetterella byssophila DSM 17132 DNA includes these proteins:
- the pdxH gene encoding pyridoxamine 5'-phosphate oxidase, producing the protein MNNKDISNLRIHYDKSALSEEQATLSPFTLFELWFNEAKEGGIREPNAMVLSTVSDNKPHARVVLLKGASEAGFEFFTNYNSNKGKQLSQNPFASLTFFYDLLEKQVRIEGQVQKLNHEASDAYFHSRPRGSQIGAWVSDQSQTIPSAAFLNEKLEAYEKKFESQEIIPRPPHWGGFLLVPDSIEFWQGRPNRLHDRLLYTRSGQNWILERLSP; encoded by the coding sequence ATGAACAACAAAGATATTTCAAATCTTCGGATACATTACGATAAATCAGCACTTTCCGAAGAGCAAGCCACCCTTTCCCCCTTCACTCTTTTTGAACTTTGGTTCAATGAGGCCAAAGAAGGAGGAATACGTGAGCCAAATGCCATGGTTCTCTCCACTGTCTCAGATAACAAACCACATGCCAGAGTAGTACTCCTCAAAGGTGCATCTGAAGCAGGTTTCGAATTCTTTACCAATTACAACAGCAATAAGGGCAAACAATTATCCCAAAACCCATTTGCCTCCCTCACCTTCTTCTATGACCTGCTAGAAAAACAAGTCAGAATAGAAGGACAAGTACAAAAACTTAACCATGAAGCATCTGATGCTTATTTCCATTCCAGACCACGTGGAAGTCAGATAGGTGCTTGGGTAAGCGACCAAAGTCAGACCATCCCTTCTGCTGCGTTTCTGAATGAAAAATTAGAAGCCTACGAAAAGAAATTTGAATCTCAGGAAATCATCCCGCGCCCACCCCACTGGGGAGGATTCTTACTTGTACCTGATAGCATAGAATTTTGGCAAGGCAGGCCTAATCGTCTGCATGACCGACTACTCTACACTCGCTCGGGTCAAAACTGGATCCTCGAGAGACTCAGTCCTTAA
- a CDS encoding OstA-like protein, which produces MNFRHFYILLFLPFGLLAQKPLNPPAPTGPQSIVEILNSDIQDGVNLKDMQNVTFRGNVIFRHQGVMMSTDLAIQNRTLNTVEAFGNIKINQGDTLTIVGDTLFYEGNSRIATIWGKSVILRDKKVTLRTQKVIYNMANGMAYYPVHGRIQQDSSTLTSNTGYYNTNTKYFNYIGDVEVLNPKFVLCTDTMDYDTHTKRAIFKAFTTITGETGVLTAEKGWYNIQTKESYFNGRSQVEHEKYILIGDTLQYDNANDFGWAKGNAVFVSKTDSLISVGDAMYRDGKAGWTRVIGSTISQYYSGGKPSLLASDSLRIIEKPKQDTTSKAPEKEDIQWIIAQGGVKLYREDVQGIADSLIYNALDSTIGYYQDPVLWHKRNQIKADSIEVFLKNQKLERMELIKNCFIIEQDTLLNFNQIKGRMMTARFDDSSRIEQIHISGNAESKYFILDDTQKIVGLDLTQCASMKFIFLRDELEDIHFYGDVDSRLVPPGEITLTESRFEDFKYRIEEKPSKEKILSLKLGQLLQEQLLKYLRTESLEDPVLTRASVE; this is translated from the coding sequence ATGAACTTTCGTCATTTCTATATTCTCTTGTTTTTGCCTTTTGGGCTATTGGCGCAGAAGCCTCTGAATCCTCCTGCACCTACGGGTCCTCAGAGCATAGTGGAAATCTTGAACTCTGATATTCAGGATGGAGTAAATCTGAAGGATATGCAAAACGTAACCTTTAGAGGAAATGTGATCTTCAGGCATCAGGGGGTTATGATGAGTACAGACCTGGCTATTCAAAACAGGACTTTAAATACTGTTGAGGCATTTGGGAACATCAAGATTAATCAAGGAGATACCTTAACCATAGTGGGAGATACCCTGTTCTATGAGGGTAACAGCAGAATTGCCACTATATGGGGTAAGAGTGTTATCTTAAGGGATAAGAAGGTGACGCTACGTACTCAAAAAGTGATTTATAATATGGCTAACGGTATGGCATATTATCCTGTGCATGGACGTATTCAACAAGATTCCAGCACCCTTACCAGTAATACCGGATATTATAATACGAATACCAAGTATTTCAATTATATAGGTGATGTAGAGGTTTTGAATCCAAAGTTCGTTTTGTGTACTGATACTATGGATTATGATACCCATACGAAAAGGGCTATTTTTAAGGCATTTACTACTATTACGGGAGAAACAGGAGTATTAACAGCTGAAAAAGGTTGGTATAATATACAGACTAAGGAATCTTATTTCAATGGTAGATCACAAGTAGAGCATGAGAAGTATATATTGATCGGAGATACCTTGCAATATGATAATGCTAATGATTTTGGATGGGCTAAAGGTAATGCGGTGTTTGTTTCCAAAACGGATTCATTAATCAGTGTAGGAGATGCCATGTATAGAGATGGTAAAGCCGGGTGGACTAGAGTAATAGGATCCACCATATCTCAGTACTATTCCGGTGGAAAACCTTCTTTGTTAGCGAGCGACTCTTTACGTATCATTGAGAAGCCAAAACAGGATACCACATCTAAAGCTCCGGAGAAAGAGGATATTCAATGGATCATAGCGCAAGGAGGAGTGAAGCTATACAGGGAAGATGTTCAAGGAATTGCAGATTCTTTGATATATAATGCATTAGATTCAACCATAGGTTACTACCAAGATCCGGTTTTATGGCATAAAAGGAATCAGATTAAAGCAGACTCTATAGAGGTATTTCTGAAAAATCAGAAGTTGGAAAGGATGGAATTAATAAAGAATTGCTTCATCATTGAGCAGGATACCTTGTTAAACTTTAATCAGATTAAAGGTAGGATGATGACCGCTCGCTTTGATGACAGTTCTCGGATAGAGCAGATTCATATTTCCGGAAATGCTGAGTCAAAGTATTTCATATTAGATGATACCCAAAAGATTGTGGGGCTTGATTTGACACAATGTGCTTCCATGAAGTTTATTTTTCTCAGAGATGAATTAGAGGATATCCACTTTTATGGGGATGTTGACTCAAGATTAGTGCCTCCAGGAGAAATTACACTGACGGAATCTAGATTTGAAGATTTTAAGTATAGAATAGAAGAAAAGCCCAGTAAAGAAAAGATACTGAGCTTGAAATTAGGACAGCTATTACAAGAACAACTGCTGAAGTACTTAAGGACTGAGTCTCTCGAGGATCCAGTTTTGACCCGAGCGAGTGTAGAGTAG
- the tilS gene encoding tRNA lysidine(34) synthetase TilS translates to MLRKIFLKYLPNPSKEKFLVGVSGGKDSMALLDLFYSEGFQVEVAHANFQLRGEEANLDEQLVHTYCRVKNIPFHVKRFDTKKHAKESKTSTQMAARELRYQWFYQLLAQRNLTAVALAHHRRDNIETLFLNITKGTGPKGLQGIPPRGENIIRPILEATPEQILQYLEENKIPWREDQSNSETYYQRNKIRHLVLPLLKEINPGLEDTFLQNLERFRNLNLIFQEAHREFESQIHNYTIPDSLIQSTKGIALHLEVYLKPFGFTYSDITQMLEISESGKKLISSTHWLIKNQKGWTLLPVPEKTEIDVEIPEPGNYQVGELKLCIQQIDNKDLNFKDKHTAYFDPELIHWPLRIRNKKEGDRFTPFGMKGSKLVSDFLKDEKIAWEERVRQLVLEDQKKILWVVGLRTSDLCKVNPSLTHAIEIRIISD, encoded by the coding sequence ATGCTCCGAAAAATCTTCCTGAAATACCTCCCGAATCCCTCAAAGGAAAAATTCCTGGTAGGTGTTAGCGGTGGAAAGGATTCCATGGCATTGCTGGATCTCTTTTATTCAGAAGGATTTCAAGTGGAAGTGGCACATGCCAATTTTCAATTAAGGGGCGAAGAAGCTAACCTCGATGAACAACTGGTACACACCTACTGCCGGGTAAAAAACATTCCTTTTCATGTAAAACGCTTTGATACCAAAAAACATGCAAAGGAAAGCAAGACCTCTACACAAATGGCAGCCAGAGAGCTCCGTTACCAATGGTTTTACCAACTCCTTGCTCAGAGAAATCTAACTGCAGTAGCTTTAGCCCACCACAGAAGAGACAATATTGAAACCCTATTCTTGAATATTACCAAAGGTACCGGTCCAAAAGGGCTTCAAGGCATACCTCCTCGAGGTGAAAACATCATTCGCCCCATCCTAGAGGCTACACCGGAGCAAATCCTACAGTATTTGGAAGAAAATAAAATTCCATGGAGAGAAGATCAGTCTAATTCGGAAACCTATTATCAAAGGAATAAAATCCGTCATTTAGTCCTTCCCTTACTAAAAGAAATCAATCCGGGCCTCGAAGACACTTTCCTTCAAAACTTAGAAAGATTTCGTAACCTGAACTTAATTTTTCAGGAAGCGCACAGAGAATTCGAGAGCCAAATACATAACTACACTATCCCTGATTCTTTGATTCAGAGTACAAAAGGGATAGCATTACACTTGGAAGTATACCTCAAACCTTTTGGATTCACGTATTCTGACATCACACAAATGCTGGAAATCTCAGAATCCGGGAAAAAACTAATCAGCAGTACCCATTGGTTGATCAAAAATCAAAAAGGATGGACACTTCTACCTGTTCCGGAAAAAACGGAGATAGATGTAGAAATTCCGGAACCCGGTAATTACCAGGTGGGCGAGTTGAAATTATGCATTCAACAGATTGATAATAAAGACCTAAACTTTAAAGATAAGCATACCGCCTATTTTGATCCGGAACTTATTCATTGGCCCTTACGTATTCGAAATAAAAAGGAAGGAGATAGATTCACCCCCTTTGGAATGAAAGGCAGTAAATTAGTCTCTGATTTCCTCAAAGATGAAAAAATAGCCTGGGAAGAAAGAGTCCGACAGTTAGTACTGGAGGACCAGAAAAAGATACTTTGGGTAGTAGGTCTTAGAACCTCTGACCTCTGCAAAGTAAACCCAAGTCTTACTCATGCTATAGAAATTCGCATAATCAGTGATTGA
- the recN gene encoding DNA repair protein RecN, whose product MLKNLTIKNYALIQELEIQPDSGLNIITGETGAGKSIMLGALGLLMGNRADVKALFNEEEKCIVEGTFDLSKHSLQNFFEENDLDYEDLTHIRREISPNGKSRAFVNDSPVTLDILKELGELLMDIHSQHDTLLLGNAGFQLKTLDAYGQHLELIQNYQIAYQKFKKALHQYQSLSEKAESLKKEFDYNSHLLDELKALQPEKIEQYELESELQVLENAEEIKRKLAVAYQALNHSDLPALQLMKEGQQALQTIAHLSPRYEALKERWNSSLIELLDISQELEIEETKVEADPTRLEMVQDSLNQLYKLQKKHVVDSTEALIQIKEDLQKKVDTVLNLDEELSTLNAEKEEALQIASEIALQLSQLRQKEASHLQEEIRQLLGDLGMPNGNFEIHFSTKELGPDGLDAVQFRFSANKGSIPKALKEVASGGEFSRVMLALKSVLARRAQLPTIIFDEIDTGISGEVAVKVGQLLQTMSKDLQVIVITHLPQIAGKGQTHFFVYKEDSGAKTISKMKKLSTEERINEIAKMIGGQNPSESAMNSAKELLHL is encoded by the coding sequence ATGCTAAAGAATCTAACCATTAAAAACTACGCCTTGATTCAGGAACTAGAGATCCAGCCGGACTCGGGTCTGAATATCATCACAGGTGAAACCGGTGCAGGTAAATCCATTATGCTGGGAGCCTTGGGCCTTTTAATGGGCAATAGAGCTGATGTCAAAGCCCTCTTTAACGAAGAAGAAAAGTGCATAGTTGAAGGTACCTTCGACCTTAGTAAGCACTCTCTTCAAAACTTTTTCGAAGAGAATGATCTAGATTACGAAGATCTCACCCATATCCGTAGAGAAATCTCTCCGAACGGAAAATCCAGAGCATTTGTCAATGATTCACCCGTTACTTTGGATATCCTAAAAGAACTGGGAGAGTTGTTAATGGATATACATTCCCAGCACGATACCCTTTTGCTGGGTAATGCAGGATTCCAACTTAAAACTTTAGACGCCTACGGTCAGCATTTGGAACTTATCCAAAATTATCAAATAGCTTACCAAAAATTCAAAAAAGCGCTTCACCAATACCAAAGCCTAAGTGAAAAGGCAGAGAGTTTAAAGAAGGAGTTCGATTATAATTCTCATCTCCTGGACGAACTCAAAGCCTTACAGCCAGAGAAAATCGAACAATACGAACTGGAATCCGAATTACAGGTACTGGAAAATGCAGAAGAGATCAAGAGAAAACTGGCGGTAGCTTACCAAGCCCTGAATCACTCTGACCTGCCCGCCCTACAGTTGATGAAAGAAGGACAACAAGCCCTTCAGACCATAGCCCATCTATCGCCCAGATACGAAGCACTCAAAGAAAGATGGAACTCCAGCCTTATAGAACTTCTGGATATCAGCCAGGAGTTAGAAATTGAAGAAACGAAGGTAGAGGCAGACCCTACCCGACTGGAAATGGTTCAAGACAGTTTGAACCAACTATACAAATTGCAAAAGAAACACGTAGTTGACTCCACCGAAGCTTTGATTCAGATAAAAGAGGATCTTCAAAAAAAGGTGGATACGGTACTCAATCTCGATGAGGAACTATCAACTCTGAATGCAGAAAAAGAGGAAGCTTTACAAATAGCATCAGAAATAGCCCTACAATTAAGTCAATTGAGACAAAAAGAGGCTTCCCATCTACAAGAAGAGATTAGACAGCTCTTAGGTGATTTAGGTATGCCAAATGGAAACTTTGAAATTCATTTCAGCACCAAAGAACTAGGGCCAGACGGTTTAGATGCAGTACAATTCCGTTTCTCCGCTAACAAAGGATCTATTCCAAAAGCCTTGAAGGAAGTTGCCTCAGGAGGCGAATTTTCAAGAGTGATGTTGGCACTTAAAAGTGTCTTAGCACGAAGAGCTCAGCTTCCTACTATCATCTTTGACGAGATTGACACGGGTATATCCGGAGAAGTGGCTGTAAAAGTAGGTCAACTCCTACAAACCATGTCAAAGGATCTGCAAGTAATAGTCATTACCCATTTACCGCAAATAGCTGGGAAAGGACAGACTCATTTCTTCGTTTATAAAGAAGATAGCGGAGCGAAAACCATTAGTAAGATGAAAAAACTAAGCACAGAAGAAAGAATCAATGAGATTGCTAAGATGATTGGGGGGCAAAATCCTTCGGAAAGTGCAATGAATAGCGCGAAAGAATTGTTACACTTATAA
- a CDS encoding SCO family protein — protein sequence MKKILIALTSISIWACSRTADDLPVLGPEIDGVAHQIPDFTFVNQDGDTLTQEITKDKIYVADFFFSTCPTICPVMKTQMLRIYEKYKDQPDFLILSHSINPRYDTPEVLKEYKEKLGIHGHQWQFLTGNLSNVYELAQKSYLTSALEDSTAVDEGGFIHSGAFVLVDKDRHIRAIYDGTKDKEVDKLMADIDLLLKP from the coding sequence ATGAAAAAGATTCTGATTGCATTAACCAGTATTTCTATTTGGGCTTGTAGTAGAACAGCAGATGACCTTCCGGTCTTAGGCCCTGAAATAGATGGAGTGGCCCACCAAATACCTGATTTTACCTTTGTCAATCAAGATGGTGATACCTTAACTCAGGAAATTACTAAGGATAAAATCTATGTGGCGGATTTCTTCTTCTCCACTTGTCCAACCATTTGCCCTGTCATGAAGACGCAAATGTTGAGAATTTATGAAAAGTACAAAGACCAGCCTGATTTTTTAATCCTATCTCATTCCATCAATCCCAGATATGATACTCCTGAAGTATTGAAAGAGTATAAAGAGAAACTGGGAATTCATGGTCATCAGTGGCAGTTCCTTACTGGTAACCTGAGCAATGTTTATGAACTAGCACAGAAAAGTTACTTAACCTCTGCATTAGAAGACTCTACTGCCGTAGACGAAGGGGGATTTATTCATAGCGGTGCATTTGTATTAGTAGACAAAGACAGACACATTAGAGCCATATATGATGGAACGAAAGACAAAGAGGTGGATAAACTTATGGCAGATATTGATCTGTTACTTAAGCCTTAG
- a CDS encoding c-type cytochrome: MICYLSLSACTSKDQIRYEQFVITGGQLYQQHCANCHGESGQGLRELYPALTESKKLEDLNYLTCIIRKGGDKMPANKELYDLDIAQISTFLKYRWAKDKTITETEDVSKIQCAN; the protein is encoded by the coding sequence TTGATCTGTTACTTAAGCCTTAGTGCTTGCACATCCAAAGATCAAATCAGGTACGAACAATTTGTGATTACCGGAGGGCAGTTATATCAACAACATTGCGCCAATTGCCACGGTGAATCCGGGCAGGGATTAAGGGAGCTATACCCTGCTTTAACAGAAAGTAAAAAGCTGGAAGATTTGAATTATCTCACCTGCATCATACGGAAGGGAGGGGATAAAATGCCAGCAAACAAGGAGTTATATGACCTGGATATTGCTCAAATCAGCACTTTTTTAAAGTATAGATGGGCAAAGGATAAAACAATCACTGAAACGGAGGATGTTTCAAAGATACAATGCGCTAATTAG
- the lptC gene encoding LPS export ABC transporter periplasmic protein LptC produces the protein MRKLVFLVCIAFSCTEEKDAQKGNMDYNGPVLEADNINVIHSDSGYVKIRMSTAKQLRYASGEEVYPKPVYVTFLDKNGVEYSRLRGDSARYIKGENLYVMRGNVLINNTKENQSLATDELFWNPTTRKIYSEKKVDIKTPRENFTALGGMEAEQDFSKYTLRRSRGTVVVDSIRTIVDTTSN, from the coding sequence ATGAGAAAGCTGGTATTTCTGGTTTGTATAGCCTTTTCTTGTACGGAAGAGAAGGATGCACAAAAGGGAAATATGGACTATAATGGTCCGGTTTTGGAGGCTGATAATATCAATGTTATTCATAGTGACTCTGGGTATGTCAAGATTAGAATGAGTACAGCGAAACAGCTTCGCTACGCCAGTGGGGAAGAGGTTTATCCCAAACCGGTGTACGTCACATTTCTAGATAAGAACGGCGTGGAGTATTCCAGACTTAGGGGAGATTCAGCAAGATACATCAAAGGCGAAAACCTCTATGTAATGCGTGGAAATGTCCTGATAAATAATACGAAAGAGAATCAATCTCTAGCTACTGATGAGCTTTTTTGGAATCCAACTACCCGGAAAATTTATTCTGAGAAGAAGGTGGATATAAAAACGCCTAGAGAGAATTTTACTGCTCTAGGCGGTATGGAAGCAGAGCAAGATTTTTCCAAATACACTTTAAGAAGATCTAGAGGTACGGTGGTTGTAGATTCTATTCGCACCATAGTTGACACCACCTCTAATTAG
- a CDS encoding type III pantothenate kinase, translated as MYHLAFDIGNTSTKVGHFEDTNLLSVERYSSSLEAIEKYKGEESVIVSSVVEPEDRLQYLFSEYKKVFFFRAHSPIPIGNCYGTPGTLGVDRLAAAVGANARFPNQDVLIVDIGTAIKYDLVDAHNNFLGGIISPGRRIRFQALHTFTGKLPLVDATDIPDLLGTSTETCIQSGVMNGIIQEINGVIKSYQESYNPRVLLCGGDARYFETQIKYPTFAAPNLVLEGLIRILLYNVAEA; from the coding sequence TTGTATCATTTAGCTTTTGATATTGGAAACACTTCCACTAAAGTGGGGCATTTTGAAGACACAAATCTTTTGTCTGTAGAAAGATACTCAAGTTCTTTAGAGGCGATTGAAAAATATAAGGGTGAAGAAAGTGTAATTGTAAGTTCCGTGGTAGAACCAGAGGATAGGCTTCAATACCTTTTTTCAGAATACAAGAAAGTTTTCTTTTTTAGAGCCCATTCGCCTATTCCAATAGGAAACTGTTACGGAACTCCGGGAACGCTAGGTGTAGATCGATTGGCCGCCGCTGTGGGAGCGAACGCTAGATTTCCGAACCAGGATGTACTCATTGTTGATATAGGTACAGCGATCAAATATGATCTGGTGGATGCGCATAATAATTTCTTGGGGGGAATAATTTCACCAGGAAGGCGTATTCGATTTCAAGCTTTGCATACTTTTACAGGCAAACTTCCGTTAGTAGATGCAACGGATATTCCGGATCTTTTGGGTACCTCTACAGAAACTTGTATACAGAGTGGGGTTATGAATGGGATAATCCAGGAGATAAACGGAGTAATAAAAAGTTACCAAGAATCTTATAATCCGAGAGTTTTATTGTGTGGAGGTGATGCCCGCTACTTTGAAACTCAAATAAAATATCCGACCTTTGCAGCTCCAAATTTGGTTTTGGAAGGTTTAATACGAATACTACTTTACAATGTCGCTGAAGCTTAG
- a CDS encoding Gfo/Idh/MocA family protein, translating to MSKVKVGVVGTGFIGPAHIEALRRLPNVEVLALCEVTKELAEAKAQQLGIERACTFDELLAMKDIQSVHICTPNFLHFKQAKAVLEAGKHVICEKPLATDVNEAKELVELAAQKGLVNAVHFNLRYYPLVRQIKTMREKGEIGEIYSILGSYLQDWLFYNTDYSWRLEPDKSGDTRAVADIGSHLIDMIEYTSGLKITEVFADFNIIHKIRKKPLKPVETYSGKMLTAEDYADVNINTEDHATILLRFDNGNKGSVTVSQVSAGRKNQLKLEISGSNCTIAFNSEAPNEMWIGRRDGANQLLMRDPALVHGEVRPLITYPGGHNEGFGDTSKQMFKEVYAAIEGGKQPDTPLFPTFADGYRELLIAESILESTKTEKWTKVL from the coding sequence ATGTCTAAAGTAAAAGTAGGCGTGGTAGGTACCGGCTTTATCGGACCTGCACACATAGAAGCATTGAGACGACTTCCGAATGTAGAAGTACTGGCACTTTGTGAAGTAACCAAAGAGTTAGCCGAGGCAAAAGCGCAACAATTGGGAATAGAAAGGGCTTGTACATTTGATGAGCTTTTAGCTATGAAAGACATACAGTCCGTGCATATCTGTACGCCTAACTTCCTACATTTCAAACAGGCCAAAGCGGTATTAGAAGCCGGAAAGCATGTAATCTGTGAAAAACCTTTGGCTACGGATGTTAATGAAGCGAAAGAATTAGTTGAACTTGCTGCTCAAAAAGGATTAGTCAATGCCGTCCACTTTAATTTACGCTATTATCCTTTGGTACGCCAAATCAAAACCATGCGTGAGAAAGGTGAGATAGGTGAAATATATAGCATTTTAGGCTCTTACTTACAAGACTGGTTGTTCTACAATACTGATTACAGTTGGCGCTTAGAACCGGACAAATCCGGAGACACCAGAGCCGTAGCTGATATTGGCTCCCACCTAATTGATATGATTGAGTATACCTCAGGACTAAAGATTACAGAAGTCTTCGCAGACTTTAATATCATCCATAAGATCCGCAAAAAGCCTTTGAAACCGGTAGAAACATATTCCGGAAAAATGCTTACGGCAGAAGATTATGCAGATGTAAACATCAATACGGAAGATCATGCTACCATCTTATTGAGATTTGACAATGGAAATAAAGGTTCTGTCACCGTATCTCAAGTTTCTGCAGGTAGAAAGAACCAGTTGAAATTAGAGATCTCAGGATCTAACTGCACCATTGCTTTCAATTCTGAAGCGCCAAATGAGATGTGGATAGGTAGAAGAGACGGAGCTAACCAGCTTCTAATGCGCGATCCTGCATTAGTACACGGAGAGGTTAGACCTCTAATCACGTATCCCGGAGGTCACAACGAAGGTTTCGGAGATACCTCTAAGCAGATGTTCAAAGAAGTTTACGCTGCCATTGAAGGTGGTAAACAACCCGATACTCCCCTATTTCCAACCTTTGCCGACGGATATAGAGAATTGCTTATTGCTGAAAGCATCTTAGAAAGTACTAAAACTGAAAAATGGACTAAAGTATTATGA
- a CDS encoding sugar phosphate isomerase/epimerase family protein, which produces MKTIKGPGIFLAQFLGDTPPFNTLDSIADYMASLGYKGLQIPTNDPAIFDVKKAAESKTYADEIKGKLKEKGLEITELSTHLQGQLVASHPIYNPLFDAFSPKEVHGNEPARREWAIEQVKLAAKASKNLGLTSHVGFSGALAWPFLYPWPQRPAGLIDTAFKELGKRWKPILDVYDENGVDYCFELHPGEDLFDGTSFELFLKHVDNHPRANINYDPSHFVLQALDYVQFIDFYHERIKAFHVKDAEFNPTGKQGVYSGFAGWADRAGRFRSLGDGQVDFSTIFSKLSQYGYDGWAVLEWECCIKSSEQGAREGAPFIESHIIEVVTRAFDDFAATGTDENVNRQVLGL; this is translated from the coding sequence ATGAAAACTATTAAAGGGCCAGGTATCTTTTTAGCCCAATTCTTAGGAGACACTCCTCCCTTTAACACCTTAGACAGCATAGCTGACTATATGGCCTCATTAGGCTATAAAGGTTTGCAGATTCCCACGAATGATCCTGCTATCTTTGATGTAAAAAAAGCTGCAGAATCTAAGACGTATGCTGATGAGATCAAGGGCAAATTAAAAGAAAAGGGATTAGAGATCACCGAATTGTCTACACACTTACAAGGACAATTAGTGGCCTCCCACCCTATCTATAACCCTCTATTTGACGCCTTCTCCCCTAAGGAAGTGCATGGAAACGAACCGGCACGTAGAGAGTGGGCCATTGAACAAGTTAAACTAGCGGCTAAAGCATCTAAGAACCTAGGACTAACTTCTCATGTGGGCTTTTCTGGAGCCTTAGCATGGCCTTTCTTATATCCATGGCCTCAGAGACCTGCAGGGCTTATTGACACTGCATTTAAAGAACTAGGAAAACGCTGGAAACCTATATTGGACGTATACGATGAAAACGGCGTAGATTACTGTTTTGAATTACATCCGGGAGAAGATCTTTTTGATGGTACCTCCTTCGAGTTATTCTTAAAACATGTAGATAATCATCCTAGAGCTAATATCAATTACGACCCAAGCCATTTTGTTTTACAAGCCTTGGATTACGTACAGTTCATAGATTTCTACCACGAAAGAATCAAAGCTTTCCACGTGAAAGATGCAGAGTTCAATCCTACGGGCAAACAGGGGGTGTACAGCGGCTTTGCAGGATGGGCAGATAGAGCAGGAAGATTTAGGTCTTTAGGAGATGGACAAGTGGATTTCAGCACCATTTTCTCTAAACTTAGCCAATACGGCTATGACGGATGGGCCGTTCTAGAATGGGAATGCTGTATCAAATCATCTGAACAAGGTGCCAGAGAAGGTGCTCCATTCATCGAAAGCCATATCATTGAAGTGGTGACACGAGCCTTTGATGACTTCGCGGCCACTGGAACAGATGAAAATGTTAACCGACAAGTATTAGGTCTATAA